A genomic window from Spiroplasma helicoides includes:
- a CDS encoding PTS sugar transporter subunit IIC, protein MERYEKFPEIKNIYKKILKSKDNYKKNILELKSSKPFLYEKKYKIRKVKRKFRRILRVRIKELKSRFRLELRASKYKKTDIKYLYLNFQANLINLKDEYKKKADLSYSKLKDEINTIISANRVISDKNKAIIASIKEAKSLFKVKWKDLEDDRKANELILLQEYKRRKYNYRTKRKEFKKEFKIKRNTLIEDFKNENPNMEHFKFTLYKFMMYKLKPFKNENEEKIYNLVLKINEIKVQSLNKIHMQKKFLLDARNEILYNKGKEEPITFKTLVNILTMGIGKVTSWKYMVALRNAFYSLIPMMIVGAIFMFINNIMLSSEKGGFFSLFNLNVNSIELLNRIKLVGNYIEDATYSFYSIILAGAVAYHLARFYNMSKWSCATLAVCSFAILNTNIFTEISAFGNSGIFSAFIIGSLSTVIYAKISKSERFSIRFYGKVPEGISKSFKNLIPFAITLAIFGVSALIIAVVGSQIGPVTISGVERNFNSLNEVIIIMFQKSVEDFHEGYGKMIAILFEWQLLSFVGIYAKGVLGPIVGSEQIMGLHHNQEAIANGLKPTFVFTNSFMNNFVQMGGTGGTIGLIIAILILSKRLNWRIIAKLTLIPAIFGINEPLVYSLPLIFNWVLLIPFILAPLLAATFAYITTIWGIFDYTTESLSTIIPPIVGGYLSTGNIGGAILALLCMSILIICYLPFVAIGNNTFKSDNNQNDRSLDIPNLVIQNRVDGNDPPKLGFSKITENNRRF, encoded by the coding sequence ATGGAGCGTTACGAAAAATTTCCTGAAATAAAAAATATCTATAAAAAGATTTTAAAAAGTAAAGATAACTATAAAAAAAATATTTTAGAGTTAAAAAGCTCAAAACCTTTTTTATATGAAAAAAAATACAAAATAAGAAAAGTTAAAAGAAAATTTAGAAGAATTTTAAGGGTAAGAATAAAAGAATTAAAAAGTAGATTTAGATTAGAACTTAGAGCTTCAAAATACAAAAAAACAGACATTAAATATTTATATTTAAATTTTCAAGCTAACTTGATTAATCTAAAAGATGAATATAAGAAGAAAGCTGATCTTAGTTATAGTAAATTAAAAGATGAGATTAATACCATTATTTCAGCAAATAGAGTTATATCTGATAAAAATAAAGCAATAATTGCTAGTATAAAAGAAGCTAAATCACTTTTTAAAGTGAAATGAAAAGATCTAGAAGATGATAGAAAAGCAAATGAACTTATTTTATTGCAAGAATATAAAAGAAGAAAGTATAATTATAGAACTAAAAGAAAAGAATTCAAAAAAGAATTTAAAATCAAAAGAAATACTTTAATTGAGGATTTTAAGAATGAAAATCCAAATATGGAACATTTTAAATTTACTTTATATAAGTTTATGATGTACAAACTAAAGCCTTTTAAAAATGAAAATGAAGAGAAGATTTACAATCTGGTTTTAAAAATAAATGAGATTAAAGTTCAAAGCCTTAATAAAATACATATGCAAAAAAAATTCTTGCTTGATGCAAGAAATGAAATTTTATACAACAAAGGTAAAGAAGAACCAATCACCTTTAAAACATTAGTTAATATTTTAACAATGGGTATTGGTAAAGTAACTAGTTGAAAATACATGGTTGCTCTAAGAAATGCTTTTTATTCACTTATACCGATGATGATAGTTGGTGCCATATTTATGTTTATCAACAACATAATGCTTTCATCAGAAAAGGGTGGTTTTTTTAGTCTATTTAATTTAAATGTAAACTCAATTGAGTTACTAAATCGTATAAAACTTGTGGGAAATTATATTGAAGATGCTACTTACTCATTTTATTCAATCATACTGGCTGGTGCTGTCGCTTATCATTTGGCGAGATTTTATAATATGAGTAAGTGAAGTTGCGCCACATTAGCGGTTTGTTCATTTGCTATTTTAAATACTAATATTTTTACAGAAATTTCAGCCTTTGGTAATAGTGGTATTTTTAGCGCTTTTATAATTGGATCATTATCAACAGTTATATATGCCAAAATTTCAAAAAGTGAAAGATTCAGCATTAGATTTTATGGTAAAGTACCAGAAGGTATTTCGAAATCTTTTAAAAATCTTATTCCTTTTGCAATAACATTAGCTATTTTTGGAGTAAGTGCTTTAATTATTGCTGTTGTAGGAAGCCAAATTGGTCCCGTTACTATATCGGGAGTCGAAAGAAATTTTAACTCACTAAACGAAGTTATTATAATTATGTTTCAAAAATCAGTAGAGGATTTCCATGAAGGTTATGGAAAAATGATTGCAATATTATTTGAGTGACAATTGCTATCTTTTGTGGGTATATATGCAAAAGGGGTTTTGGGACCTATCGTTGGAAGTGAACAAATAATGGGTTTGCATCATAATCAAGAAGCAATTGCCAATGGTTTGAAACCAACGTTTGTTTTTACAAATTCTTTTATGAATAATTTTGTTCAAATGGGAGGTACTGGAGGAACCATTGGTCTTATTATAGCGATCTTGATTTTGTCAAAAAGATTAAATTGAAGAATAATTGCTAAATTAACTTTAATACCTGCTATTTTTGGTATTAATGAACCACTAGTATATTCACTTCCACTTATTTTTAACTGAGTCTTATTAATACCATTTATATTAGCGCCATTGCTTGCAGCTACATTTGCTTACATAACTACTATTTGGGGAATATTTGATTATACAACAGAATCTTTATCAACAATCATACCTCCAATAGTTGGAGGATATTTATCTACTGGTAATATTGGAGGCGCCATATTAGCATTATTATGTATGTCAATCTTGATAATTTGCTATTTACCTTTTGTTGCAATTGGAAATAATACATTTAAGTCCGATAACAATCAAAATGATAGAAGTTTGGATATACCAAACTTGGTTATTCAGAATAGAGTTGATGGTAATGACCCACCAAAACTTGGATTTAGTAAAATAACAGAAAACAACCGAAGATTTTAA
- a CDS encoding DUF871 domain-containing protein — MKRKIGLSIYPEQSSFEEDKKYLDLAKSLGYEVVFTSFLHFIGSENVKEKAEKVLKSIKYAKKIGFYTIADVEYASMELIGISVKDTSKCLEYGIDCLRLDSPSLPAEIAAVTHNKSQIDIQLNMSNNDSLIDNVMDFAPISNRLSGCHNFYPLEYTGLPFDYFLKANKRYLKYRLNTSAFVGSHNGEMSTSWNQKEVPTIEEQRYLPVGQQAKLLFYTNEIDTVLIGNAYATEEELKELAAIDRYEITFDLKCSEGVTDIEKKVLKFEHFRRGDITDYFIRSTFSRVEFKNEDIPARDTRGVYNRGDVVIINNGDKKYKAEVHIILKDGFEDKPKKYNYLGTIDKNENRLVDFIKPWAHFRFKLV; from the coding sequence ATGAAAAGAAAAATAGGATTATCAATCTATCCAGAACAATCAAGTTTTGAAGAAGATAAAAAATATTTAGACTTAGCAAAGTCTTTAGGTTACGAAGTTGTGTTTACTAGTTTTTTACATTTTATAGGTTCAGAAAATGTAAAAGAAAAAGCTGAAAAAGTTTTAAAATCAATCAAATATGCAAAAAAAATAGGTTTTTACACAATAGCCGATGTTGAATATGCATCAATGGAGTTAATTGGTATATCGGTTAAAGATACTTCAAAGTGTTTAGAATATGGAATAGACTGCTTGAGATTAGACTCACCAAGTCTTCCAGCAGAAATTGCTGCTGTTACACACAATAAATCACAAATTGATATACAACTGAATATGTCTAACAATGATAGTTTAATTGATAATGTTATGGACTTTGCACCAATCTCCAATAGATTAAGTGGTTGTCATAACTTTTATCCATTAGAATATACAGGACTTCCATTTGATTATTTTTTAAAAGCTAACAAAAGGTACTTAAAGTATAGATTAAATACTTCAGCATTTGTAGGTAGTCATAATGGAGAGATGTCAACATCATGAAATCAAAAAGAGGTACCAACCATTGAAGAACAAAGATATTTACCAGTTGGTCAGCAAGCTAAACTATTATTTTATACAAATGAAATAGATACGGTTTTGATTGGTAATGCTTATGCTACAGAAGAAGAACTAAAAGAGTTGGCAGCAATTGATAGATATGAAATAACATTTGATTTAAAATGCTCTGAAGGTGTAACGGATATAGAAAAAAAAGTTCTTAAGTTTGAACATTTTAGAAGAGGAGATATTACTGATTACTTTATTAGATCAACATTTAGTAGGGTAGAATTCAAAAACGAAGATATACCAGCGCGAGATACTCGAGGAGTTTATAATCGTGGAGATGTTGTTATTATTAATAACGGTGATAAAAAATATAAGGCTGAGGTGCACATCATTTTAAAAGATGGTTTTGAAGATAAACCTAAAAAATATAATTATTTGGGAACAATTGATAAAAACGAAAATCGTCTAGTTGATTTTATAAAACCATGAGCGCACTTTAGATTTAAATTAGTTTAA
- the argS gene encoding arginine--tRNA ligase, giving the protein MSIFIEKINNAFENILKKSNLQGRIIIEKPREESNGDFSTNFAMINSKLNNMKPLDLASQLVKSLNETNLFEKVEIAGPGFINMTMKNDFLKDVLNKIIKEKDHYGSSDKKDFKYNIEIVSANPTGYLHIGHARNGSIGDSVARMLKFLGYQVETEHYTNDAGNQINISASTLFYQYLKLLNIEVQPPEEMYGGDMYVEVAKLFLDKYGDKFKDNRLNGNIIDDEEVHKIFRKESISFFLEIIKNQLKMLGVQIDLFSSEAQIYAQNEVEKTLSLYENLGKTYWKDDALWIKTTELGDDKDRVLKKANGEFTYISGDLASHNVRFQRSNANKYVNFWGADHHGYIPRIKAGLTLLGYPKDILEIDIYQMVRVIKDGQEVKMSKRRGTAIWLIDLIEMVGKDSTRYMLVSKPPTSHMDFDLDLVMSKNSANPVYYAQYATARAFKILEKAQEHGLTLNNTNFNLLDNEKEKQIIMLLDSFNKTIEYAATSRLPSVVCDYIQNLAKKFHSYYSEFKFFDEQNKELSTQRCILVEAIYQVLSNAFNLIGIDVVNEM; this is encoded by the coding sequence ATGAGTATTTTTATTGAAAAAATAAATAATGCATTTGAAAATATACTTAAAAAAAGTAATTTGCAAGGAAGAATAATTATAGAAAAACCAAGAGAAGAAAGCAATGGAGATTTTTCAACTAATTTTGCAATGATAAATTCTAAATTAAATAACATGAAACCACTTGATTTAGCGAGTCAGCTTGTCAAATCGTTAAATGAAACTAACTTATTTGAAAAAGTAGAAATTGCTGGACCAGGTTTTATTAATATGACCATGAAAAATGATTTTTTGAAAGATGTTTTAAATAAGATTATTAAAGAAAAAGACCATTATGGAAGTTCTGATAAAAAAGATTTTAAGTACAATATCGAAATTGTTTCAGCGAACCCTACAGGGTATTTGCATATTGGTCACGCAAGAAATGGTTCAATTGGTGACAGTGTGGCAAGAATGTTAAAATTTTTGGGTTATCAAGTTGAAACAGAACATTATACAAATGATGCTGGAAATCAAATTAATATAAGTGCTTCAACTCTTTTTTATCAATATTTAAAGTTACTAAATATAGAAGTTCAACCACCTGAAGAAATGTATGGTGGAGACATGTATGTTGAAGTTGCTAAACTCTTTTTAGATAAATACGGGGATAAGTTTAAGGATAACAGATTAAATGGAAATATAATTGATGACGAAGAAGTCCATAAAATATTTAGAAAAGAATCAATTAGCTTTTTTCTAGAAATAATTAAAAATCAATTAAAAATGCTAGGTGTTCAAATTGACTTATTCAGTAGTGAAGCTCAAATTTATGCACAAAATGAAGTTGAAAAAACTTTAAGTTTGTATGAAAATTTAGGTAAAACATATTGAAAAGATGATGCATTATGAATTAAAACAACCGAACTCGGTGACGACAAAGACAGAGTTTTGAAAAAAGCTAACGGTGAATTTACCTACATATCAGGAGATTTAGCTAGCCATAATGTTCGTTTTCAAAGAAGTAATGCTAATAAATATGTAAATTTTTGAGGAGCTGACCACCATGGTTATATTCCAAGAATAAAAGCAGGATTAACATTATTAGGTTATCCAAAAGATATTTTAGAAATTGATATTTATCAAATGGTAAGAGTAATCAAAGATGGACAAGAAGTTAAAATGTCTAAAAGAAGAGGTACTGCAATTTGACTAATTGATCTTATTGAAATGGTAGGGAAGGATTCAACAAGATATATGTTGGTTTCAAAACCACCAACAAGTCATATGGATTTTGATTTAGACCTAGTAATGTCAAAAAATAGTGCAAATCCAGTTTATTATGCTCAATATGCAACAGCAAGAGCTTTTAAAATATTAGAAAAAGCTCAGGAGCATGGATTAACACTAAATAATACAAATTTTAATTTATTGGATAATGAAAAAGAAAAACAAATCATAATGCTGCTTGATTCATTTAATAAAACTATTGAATATGCTGCAACTAGTAGACTACCAAGTGTAGTTTGTGATTATATTCAAAATCTAGCTAAAAAGTTTCATTCATATTATTCTGAGTTTAAGTTTTTTGATGAACAAAATAAGGAGTTAAGTACTCAGAGATGTATTTTAGTTGAAGCAATATATCAAGTTTTAAGTAATGCTTTCAACTTGATCGGTATTGATGTAGTTAATGAGATGTAA
- the infC gene encoding translation initiation factor IF-3: MAENKNIKTEFVNREIRARQILVINDDGTKIGPLNKFEALKLAEEQGMDLFQVGMQDNQVAIAKILDYGKYKYEQKRKQRENKKNQVKVENKEIRLTVGIGDHDLDTKARKAREFLEEGDRVKISLKFKGREITYQELGLETLNKFYTKIEDVAKIEKEAKLNTRFLDMYVVPKKAN; this comes from the coding sequence ATGGCAGAAAACAAAAACATAAAAACTGAATTTGTTAATAGAGAAATAAGAGCAAGGCAAATTTTAGTTATAAATGATGATGGTACCAAAATAGGACCATTAAATAAGTTTGAAGCTTTAAAGTTAGCTGAAGAACAAGGTATGGATTTATTTCAAGTAGGAATGCAAGATAATCAAGTTGCAATTGCCAAAATATTGGACTATGGAAAATATAAATATGAACAAAAAAGAAAACAACGTGAAAACAAAAAAAACCAAGTTAAAGTTGAAAATAAAGAAATTAGATTAACTGTTGGAATTGGTGATCACGACCTTGATACTAAAGCTAGAAAAGCAAGAGAATTTCTTGAAGAAGGAGATAGAGTAAAAATATCTCTAAAATTTAAGGGAAGAGAGATTACTTATCAAGAATTGGGTCTAGAAACTTTAAATAAATTTTATACAAAAATCGAGGATGTAGCTAAAATTGAAAAAGAAGCTAAACTAAATACTAGGTTTTTAGATATGTATGTAGTGCCTAAAAAAGCTAATTAG
- the rpmI gene encoding 50S ribosomal protein L35 — MPKMKTKSSLAKRVKKNGTGKLKRGHAYRSHLAQNKTTKQKRHLKKATFVSSGDMKRLKGLLQG, encoded by the coding sequence ATGCCAAAAATGAAAACAAAAAGCTCTTTAGCAAAAAGAGTTAAGAAAAATGGTACAGGTAAATTAAAAAGAGGTCATGCATATAGATCTCACTTAGCACAAAACAAAACAACAAAACAAAAAAGACATCTTAAAAAAGCAACATTTGTTTCATCTGGAGATATGAAACGTCTAAAAGGATTATTACAAGGTTAA
- the rplT gene encoding 50S ribosomal protein L20, which yields MARIKFGKVTRARRKRWIKRAKGYYGTKKANFKKAHEQVVRSMHYAFVGRKLKKRDFRKLWIIRINAAVRPLGLSYSKFMNGIKLAGIEINRKMLSELAINEPKQFENIVEASKKALSAKK from the coding sequence ATGGCAAGAATTAAATTTGGAAAAGTAACAAGAGCAAGAAGAAAACGTTGAATCAAAAGAGCTAAAGGTTACTACGGAACTAAAAAAGCAAACTTTAAAAAAGCACATGAACAAGTTGTTCGTTCAATGCATTATGCATTTGTTGGTAGAAAGTTAAAAAAACGTGACTTTAGAAAACTTTGAATAATTCGTATCAATGCTGCAGTTAGACCTTTAGGATTAAGTTATTCAAAATTTATGAACGGTATTAAATTAGCAGGAATTGAAATAAATAGAAAAATGTTGTCTGAATTAGCAATTAATGAACCAAAACAATTTGAAAACATTGTAGAAGCATCAAAAAAAGCTTTAAGTGCAAAAAAATAA
- a CDS encoding IS3 family transposase, whose protein sequence is MSKNLTVEEWMKIIQIYKKQGIQIAEQEYRIIKAKQIKFSQFIKKRIKQKTYLVDNYGMKSLNRKKGSGRYKKRDDSDIPGIISDLTEEQKREIIEDWIKSQRDKKERNAISKIKSLNISMKARIISMHRTTFYKKPKVRRYKYNNLKNTVEEILKESKFIYGSRKISVLLKEKHMSINDRTLRHYLKRWGFIIKTRIKKRQAESKNINTKFKDLVKRNYNPTIDNIIATDVSYIPGLVEGNNYYLSAAISHKTKKIESWCLSKNNNSQLVIDTLNKINKSNFILHSDHGSQYSSNEVIELVKQMNCQTSMSRVGNSLDNREIEYFFSCLKGEYLNHINTNKMNIDEIYNHIDWYIDWYNNKRIQKILNWKTPATAGAII, encoded by the coding sequence ATGTCAAAAAACCTAACTGTAGAAGAATGAATGAAAATAATTCAAATATATAAAAAACAAGGAATTCAAATTGCAGAACAAGAATATCGTATAATTAAAGCAAAACAGATTAAATTTTCACAATTTATTAAAAAAAGAATAAAACAAAAAACTTATTTAGTAGATAATTATGGTATGAAAAGTTTAAATAGAAAAAAAGGCTCTGGAAGATACAAAAAAAGAGATGATTCTGATATTCCAGGAATAATTAGTGATCTAACTGAAGAGCAAAAAAGAGAAATAATTGAAGATTGAATAAAAAGTCAGAGAGATAAAAAGGAAAGAAATGCGATTAGCAAAATAAAATCTCTAAACATAAGTATGAAAGCAAGAATTATATCAATGCATAGAACAACATTTTACAAAAAACCAAAAGTTAGAAGATATAAATACAATAATTTAAAAAACACAGTTGAAGAAATATTAAAGGAGTCCAAGTTTATATATGGTAGCAGAAAAATAAGTGTTTTATTAAAAGAAAAACATATGTCAATCAACGATAGAACTTTAAGGCACTATCTAAAAAGATGAGGTTTTATAATTAAAACCCGAATTAAAAAAAGACAAGCAGAATCAAAAAATATTAATACTAAATTTAAGGATTTAGTGAAGCGCAATTATAATCCTACTATAGACAATATAATTGCTACTGATGTTTCTTACATTCCGGGTTTGGTAGAAGGAAATAATTACTATTTATCTGCAGCTATTAGTCATAAAACTAAAAAAATTGAATCATGATGTTTATCAAAAAACAACAACTCGCAATTAGTTATAGATACTTTAAATAAAATTAATAAATCAAATTTTATATTACATTCAGATCATGGCTCTCAATACTCTAGTAATGAAGTTATAGAATTGGTAAAACAAATGAATTGTCAAACTTCAATGAGCAGAGTTGGCAATTCCTTAGATAATAGAGAAATAGAGTATTTTTTTAGTTGTTTAAAAGGTGAGTATCTAAATCACATTAATACAAACAAAATGAATATTGATGAAATTTATAATCATATAGATTGATATATAGATTGATATAATAATAAAAGAATACAAAAAATTTTGAATTGAAAAACGCCAGCTACTGCCGGCGCTATTATTTAA
- the trpS gene encoding tryptophan--tRNA ligase — MEKKRMISGITTTGKITLGNYIGALKNFVDLQDDFEMYIFVANLHGITLPIDKETLRKNIKETVALYFACGLDPTKSNIFIQSDIAEHAELAWVLTCNTTLGELQRMTQFKDKSNKVKSDNGTEFIPTGLLMYPVLMAADILLYDASFVPVGKDQKQHIELARSIAERMNNKYGEMFKMPEEYHPKVGAKILDLQDPTKKMSKSSLNSKSYIALLDNIEEVKKKIKSAVTDSENLIKYDLENKPGVSNLITIWSSLANLAIEKIEKMCEGKDYGFLKENVTNVVVSLLEKIQSKYNEIYNSDDLEKWIESGTLNAKKAASKKLRKVYNLTGLNYKRK; from the coding sequence ATGGAAAAAAAACGAATGATTTCTGGAATAACAACAACTGGAAAAATAACTTTAGGTAATTATATTGGGGCTTTAAAAAACTTTGTGGATTTACAAGATGATTTTGAAATGTATATATTTGTTGCAAATCTACATGGTATTACACTTCCAATTGACAAAGAAACTTTAAGAAAAAATATAAAAGAGACTGTCGCTTTGTATTTTGCATGTGGATTAGATCCTACAAAATCAAATATATTTATTCAAAGCGATATAGCAGAACATGCAGAATTAGCTTGGGTATTAACTTGTAATACAACACTTGGGGAATTACAAAGAATGACACAATTTAAAGATAAATCCAATAAAGTAAAATCGGATAATGGAACTGAGTTTATTCCCACAGGATTACTTATGTATCCTGTGTTAATGGCTGCAGATATTTTACTTTATGATGCTAGTTTTGTACCAGTTGGAAAAGATCAAAAACAACATATAGAATTAGCAAGATCAATTGCTGAAAGAATGAATAATAAATATGGGGAAATGTTTAAAATGCCTGAAGAATATCATCCAAAAGTGGGGGCAAAAATTTTGGATTTACAAGATCCAACTAAAAAAATGTCTAAATCTTCATTGAATTCAAAAAGTTATATTGCACTATTAGATAATATTGAAGAAGTTAAGAAAAAAATAAAATCCGCAGTAACAGATAGTGAAAACCTTATAAAATATGACTTAGAAAATAAACCAGGCGTAAGTAATTTAATAACTATTTGATCTAGTTTAGCTAACTTAGCTATTGAAAAAATTGAAAAAATGTGTGAAGGAAAAGATTATGGATTTTTAAAAGAAAATGTTACAAATGTTGTTGTATCTCTTCTTGAAAAAATACAGAGTAAATATAATGAAATTTATAATTCTGATGATTTAGAAAAATGAATTGAATCAGGAACATTAAACGCTAAAAAGGCTGCATCTAAAAAACTTAGAAAAGTTTACAATTTAACAGGCTTAAATTATAAAAGAAAATAA
- a CDS encoding diacylglycerol kinase catalytic domain-containing protein codes for MRNYEIVKNDYESTANEVAKLEEFLNANGFIKNVQNPVYVFVIGGDGTFLKAVHKYQDLLDQIYFVPFKFGGIGYYTNKNNLNEIKSLVEMIEKEECFQINYQILELLNGKRKHYILNEVKILNEKRPLYIKLFINDEYLETFHGTGIVVSTPTGSTGYIKSTGGSVILPKNSGLYQLQELVPVSTNIYRTLNSPIILNSDYVLRLELESLCETLICDTQERKILDNILEIKVSEKKVRVISHRDPKQISEINTLRDIFIIDKKSVK; via the coding sequence ATGAGAAATTACGAAATTGTAAAAAATGATTATGAATCAACTGCGAATGAAGTAGCTAAACTTGAAGAGTTTTTAAACGCTAATGGATTTATAAAAAATGTACAGAATCCAGTCTATGTATTTGTAATAGGTGGAGATGGAACTTTTTTAAAAGCGGTACACAAGTATCAAGATTTATTAGATCAAATATATTTTGTTCCTTTCAAGTTTGGTGGAATTGGTTATTACACAAATAAAAATAACTTAAATGAAATAAAAAGTTTAGTTGAAATGATTGAAAAAGAGGAATGTTTTCAAATAAACTATCAAATATTAGAGCTATTGAATGGGAAAAGAAAACACTATATTTTAAATGAAGTAAAAATTTTGAATGAAAAAAGACCTCTATACATAAAACTGTTCATAAATGATGAATATTTAGAGACTTTTCATGGAACTGGAATTGTTGTTTCTACACCAACTGGAAGTACAGGTTATATAAAATCAACCGGTGGAAGTGTGATATTACCAAAAAATAGTGGATTATATCAGCTTCAAGAATTAGTTCCAGTAAGTACAAATATTTATAGAACTTTGAATTCTCCCATTATATTAAATAGTGATTATGTTTTGCGTTTAGAATTAGAATCGCTATGTGAAACTTTAATTTGTGATACACAAGAAAGAAAAATACTTGATAACATTCTAGAAATAAAAGTTAGTGAAAAAAAGGTTAGAGTTATAAGCCATAGAGATCCAAAGCAAATAAGTGAAATAAACAC